The Clostridium sporogenes genome contains a region encoding:
- a CDS encoding helix-turn-helix domain-containing protein: MEISELGLNIKKFRKQKGWSLSKLKQESGVGYATLHDIENGKSKKMNSKNLEKVAKALNVTTNELLGIDIVEYTVTDLEETLKIILQSDELEIDGLTVTENEKEELKDFFSLAVNSIKRRRKKE; the protein is encoded by the coding sequence ATGGAAATATCTGAATTAGGATTAAATATAAAAAAGTTTAGAAAACAAAAAGGATGGTCATTAAGTAAATTAAAACAAGAAAGTGGTGTTGGGTATGCTACTTTACATGATATAGAAAATGGTAAAAGCAAAAAAATGAATTCAAAAAATCTTGAAAAAGTGGCAAAAGCTCTTAACGTAACTACTAATGAATTGTTAGGTATTGATATAGTAGAATATACAGTTACAGATTTAGAAGAAACTCTTAAAATTATTTTGCAATCAGATGAATTAGAAATAGATGGATTGACAGTTACTGAAAATGAAAAAGAAGAATTAAAAGATTTCTTTAGCTTGGCTGTAAATAGTATAAAAAGAAGGAGGAAAAAAGAATAA
- a CDS encoding phage portal protein encodes MGIISSIKNFIFKTPYKLFVGGGNNRFSFTSRDLATNETIFAAVTMLSNGVASAPLSVREDYRKLKPRENNLARLFEYGPNPNMTTFQFIRCMETIRNTKGTAYAIKEYDYHHNIEAIWILKNEYVEPVRDQDTKELYYKIRCDGSDRYVHNSHIIVVNHISEDGYTAINPLDVLKNTIQYDQEIKEFSLNQMKNGLKANMVIKLQSKLNEESIKLYEEMIQRFQKNGILFVDSGKEFQELKNNSFIDPKTFEVEEITVSRVARVYNIPLGKLIGGKNSYASAEQSDLEYMKDTILPIVRMYEQEFSKKCITERDRDNGIQAKMSLNGFARGDMNTRGNFYFKGIRSTWFCANDIRALEDMPPIPGGDVFYVSRDMCPIDKIDLLLKGGEKNGE; translated from the coding sequence TTGGGAATAATAAGTAGTATTAAAAATTTCATATTCAAAACACCATACAAGTTATTTGTTGGTGGAGGGAACAATAGGTTTTCATTTACAAGTAGAGATTTAGCAACAAATGAAACTATATTTGCAGCAGTTACAATGCTAAGCAATGGGGTTGCCAGTGCACCACTTTCAGTAAGAGAAGATTATAGAAAACTTAAACCAAGAGAGAATAATCTCGCAAGACTATTTGAATATGGACCCAACCCTAATATGACAACTTTTCAATTTATAAGATGTATGGAGACTATAAGAAATACAAAAGGAACTGCATATGCAATTAAAGAGTATGACTACCATCATAATATAGAAGCAATTTGGATACTTAAAAATGAATATGTGGAACCTGTAAGAGACCAAGATACAAAAGAATTGTATTATAAAATAAGATGTGATGGTAGCGATAGATATGTCCACAATTCTCATATAATAGTGGTTAATCATATTAGCGAAGATGGTTACACAGCTATAAATCCGTTAGATGTACTTAAGAATACTATACAGTATGACCAAGAGATTAAGGAATTTTCCTTAAATCAAATGAAGAATGGATTAAAAGCTAACATGGTTATAAAGCTTCAAAGTAAATTAAATGAAGAAAGTATAAAATTATATGAGGAAATGATTCAGAGATTTCAAAAGAATGGAATTTTATTTGTAGACTCCGGAAAAGAGTTTCAGGAACTTAAGAACAATTCATTTATAGATCCTAAGACTTTTGAAGTTGAAGAAATAACAGTTTCAAGAGTTGCAAGAGTATACAATATACCTCTTGGCAAGCTTATAGGTGGTAAAAATAGCTATGCAAGTGCTGAACAATCTGATTTAGAATATATGAAAGACACTATATTACCTATAGTTAGAATGTATGAACAGGAGTTCAGCAAGAAATGCATAACAGAAAGAGATAGAGACAATGGAATACAAGCTAAGATGTCCTTAAATGGATTTGCTCGTGGTGATATGAATACCAGGGGCAATTTTTATTTTAAAGGTATCCGATCAACTTGGTTTTGTGCCAATGATATAAGGGCGCTTGAAGATATGCCTCCAATACCAGGAGGGGACGTTTTCTATGTATCAAGAGATATGTGCCCTATAGATAAAATTGATTTATTGCTGAAAGGGGGTGAAAAGAATGGCGAATAA
- a CDS encoding putative metallopeptidase translates to MPKIKILNELTGEVKEIECIGYNLQYAEATGDGKIEKIRALGNGKYDIKHWIKNDIYQPMALKIKQNLMGQVPELSRVNVEKILFIEDIDYVGDEMSKSDDVMWIKKAPKQVTELTGYKFIIESREFWMSRISKEQVVAHIYSCLKQIDGDKLIEPDVKGWKEVIGNLGLGWETTLSPIPNLLEGFEDEDFKMLKKADKQLKFNLKAAK, encoded by the coding sequence ATGCCAAAAATAAAAATACTTAATGAGCTAACAGGAGAAGTAAAGGAAATAGAATGTATAGGTTATAACTTACAGTATGCAGAAGCTACAGGAGACGGAAAAATTGAAAAAATAAGAGCTCTAGGTAATGGAAAGTATGATATTAAGCATTGGATTAAAAATGATATATATCAACCTATGGCCTTAAAAATTAAACAAAATCTTATGGGACAGGTTCCAGAGTTAAGTCGTGTTAATGTGGAAAAGATTTTATTTATTGAGGACATAGATTATGTAGGAGATGAAATGAGTAAATCTGATGATGTTATGTGGATTAAGAAAGCGCCAAAACAAGTTACAGAGCTTACAGGATATAAATTTATTATAGAGAGTAGAGAATTTTGGATGTCTAGAATATCAAAAGAGCAAGTAGTAGCACACATATATAGCTGCTTAAAACAGATAGATGGGGACAAGCTAATAGAACCAGACGTTAAAGGATGGAAAGAGGTAATAGGGAACTTAGGATTAGGATGGGAAACTACTTTAAGCCCAATACCTAACTTGTTAGAAGGATTTGAAGATGAAGATTTTAAAATGCTTAAAAAAGCAGACAAGCAATTAAAATTTAATCTGAAGGCAGCTAAATAG
- a CDS encoding AbrB/MazE/SpoVT family DNA-binding domain-containing protein codes for MKSTGIVRKVDELGRIVIPKELRRTLNIEEGDGLEIYTEGEQIILKKYAPACIFCGEAKEVINFKGKNICKICLKELGK; via the coding sequence ATGAAATCAACTGGAATTGTAAGAAAAGTAGACGAGTTAGGAAGGATAGTAATACCTAAAGAATTAAGAAGAACTTTAAATATAGAGGAAGGTGATGGATTAGAAATTTATACAGAAGGTGAGCAAATCATATTAAAGAAATATGCACCAGCTTGTATATTTTGTGGAGAAGCTAAAGAGGTTATAAACTTCAAAGGTAAAAATATTTGTAAAATCTGTTTAAAGGAGTTGGGGAAATAA
- a CDS encoding DUF1064 domain-containing protein, with translation MNRSKYGAKKIVIDGITFDSKDEGKYYLYLKELKAKDKILNFERQPKYELQPSFKKYGKTHKAITYAPDFLIYHLDGSEELIDVKGTETQQGNMRRKMFDYKYPDLKLTWVARSLKYSSTGWIEYDELKKIRKGNKKCQK, from the coding sequence GTGAATAGGAGCAAATATGGAGCTAAGAAAATTGTTATAGATGGAATTACTTTTGATAGTAAGGATGAAGGCAAATATTATTTATATCTTAAGGAACTAAAGGCTAAAGATAAGATATTAAATTTTGAGCGACAGCCTAAGTATGAACTGCAACCAAGCTTTAAGAAGTACGGAAAGACACACAAAGCAATAACATATGCACCAGATTTTTTAATATATCATTTAGATGGTTCAGAGGAGCTTATAGATGTTAAAGGAACTGAAACCCAACAAGGAAATATGAGAAGAAAAATGTTTGATTATAAATATCCAGATTTAAAACTTACATGGGTAGCAAGATCCTTAAAGTATAGTTCAACTGGATGGATAGAATATGACGAGTTAAAAAAGATTAGAAAGGGGAATAAGAAATGCCAAAAATAA
- the xerA gene encoding site-specific tyrosine recombinase/integron integrase, which yields MYSTSSKEEVVIKLVGKLSLEFPDIDQLKARTIIEEVLYKYRILSEETALVSSDIEEKLQIYLASKKLDGLSLKTLKNYQYNLAIFADHLRKPLATINTMDLRMFLAVRCKGMKATSINGQISILKSFFGWLHEEEYIPKNPAKKLKQTKEPKRVRRPLTEEEIELLRQACKTDREEALIEFLISTGCRLSEIVEINKDDINWHEMSLFVVGKGDKERKVYFSIKAKILLKKYLLTREDNNQALFVTSKRPHTRLGGRSIQREIKKIAKRAGINKSIYPHLFRHSFATSKLNAGMPMPVIQHLMGHESPATTQIYAQLSEENIKYEYKKIS from the coding sequence ATGTATAGTACAAGTAGTAAAGAAGAAGTTGTAATTAAATTGGTTGGAAAATTATCTTTAGAATTTCCAGATATAGACCAGCTTAAGGCCAGAACTATAATAGAAGAGGTGCTATATAAATACCGTATATTGTCAGAAGAGACGGCTCTTGTAAGTAGTGATATAGAGGAGAAATTACAGATATATCTAGCATCTAAAAAGCTGGATGGGCTAAGCTTAAAAACATTAAAAAACTATCAATACAATTTAGCAATATTTGCGGATCACTTAAGAAAACCTTTAGCGACTATAAATACAATGGATTTAAGGATGTTTTTAGCGGTTAGATGCAAGGGTATGAAAGCAACTAGTATAAATGGACAAATCTCTATATTAAAAAGTTTCTTTGGTTGGTTACATGAAGAGGAGTATATTCCTAAAAATCCAGCAAAGAAGTTAAAGCAAACTAAAGAGCCTAAAAGAGTAAGAAGACCATTAACAGAAGAAGAAATAGAATTACTAAGACAAGCATGTAAAACAGATAGAGAAGAAGCTTTAATAGAGTTCCTAATAAGTACTGGGTGCAGATTAAGCGAAATTGTTGAAATAAATAAAGATGATATTAATTGGCATGAAATGAGCTTATTTGTAGTTGGTAAGGGGGATAAAGAACGTAAGGTATATTTTAGTATAAAAGCTAAAATATTATTAAAAAAATATTTGCTAACTAGAGAAGATAACAACCAAGCATTATTTGTTACATCTAAGAGACCACATACAAGATTGGGTGGAAGATCTATACAAAGAGAGATTAAAAAGATAGCAAAGAGGGCAGGCATAAACAAATCTATTTACCCTCATTTATTCAGACATAGTTTTGCTACTAGTAAACTAAACGCTGGTATGCCAATGCCAGTCATACAACATTTAATGGGCCATGAAAGTCCAGCAACTACACAAATTTATGCACAATTGAGCGAAGAAAATATCAAATATGAATACAAAAAGATATCTTAG
- a CDS encoding dUTP diphosphatase, translating into MNLRELLKKQEELDGIILERAGIKKYPYESMKLALLVELGELANEVQSFKHWKQHKEINREKVLEEFADCLHLALSLENQLNQTSDDILDNTKSMHSIKRDNKEINEAFLLVYKFVLQEYSILLSIIGLGLSLGITLEEMDQSYLEKYETNIKRQQEGY; encoded by the coding sequence ATGAATCTAAGAGAACTTTTAAAGAAACAGGAAGAACTTGATGGAATAATTTTAGAAAGAGCAGGCATAAAAAAGTATCCATATGAAAGCATGAAATTAGCTTTATTAGTTGAACTCGGAGAGTTAGCAAATGAAGTACAGAGTTTTAAGCATTGGAAACAACATAAAGAAATAAATAGAGAAAAGGTCCTAGAGGAATTTGCAGACTGTTTACATTTGGCTCTTAGTTTAGAAAATCAGTTAAATCAGACATCAGATGATATATTAGATAATACAAAATCTATGCATAGTATAAAAAGAGACAATAAAGAAATTAATGAAGCATTTTTATTAGTATATAAATTTGTATTACAAGAGTACTCAATATTGTTATCAATAATAGGATTAGGATTGAGTTTGGGAATAACATTAGAAGAAATGGATCAGTCTTATTTGGAAAAGTATGAGACAAACATTAAAAGGCAACAAGAAGGGTATTAA
- a CDS encoding helix-turn-helix domain-containing protein, producing MNVEKLKQKIEESGLTLYKLSIKSQVAYSTLHDIISGKAKNPRIDTITKIANALEEKVESLI from the coding sequence TTGAATGTAGAAAAGCTAAAACAAAAGATAGAAGAGAGCGGATTAACATTGTACAAACTATCTATTAAAAGTCAAGTAGCGTATTCGACTTTACATGACATAATAAGCGGTAAGGCTAAAAATCCAAGAATAGATACAATAACAAAAATTGCGAATGCACTGGAAGAAAAGGTTGAGAGTTTAATTTAA
- a CDS encoding phage terminase small subunit P27 family, whose translation MARPRQPTDLLLVKGKKHLTKAEIEDRKSKEVKAPSDKVKAPSYLPADLKKEFNKIAKELKEIGIITNLDIDALARFIIAKKMYLELTKQILEKPELMIVDKDIVTTQDKLFKQCRSSASDLGLTISSRCKLVVPKKEEPNKKTEEEKLFGSSL comes from the coding sequence GTGGCAAGGCCAAGGCAACCTACAGATTTGCTTTTAGTAAAAGGTAAAAAACATTTAACTAAAGCTGAAATAGAAGATAGGAAAAGCAAAGAAGTTAAAGCTCCAAGTGATAAGGTCAAAGCACCTTCTTACTTGCCAGCTGATTTAAAAAAAGAATTTAATAAGATAGCCAAGGAACTAAAAGAGATTGGTATTATTACTAATCTTGATATAGATGCCTTGGCTCGTTTTATTATAGCGAAGAAAATGTATTTAGAACTTACTAAGCAGATACTTGAAAAACCAGAATTGATGATAGTAGATAAAGATATAGTAACAACACAGGATAAATTATTTAAACAATGTAGATCATCTGCCAGTGATTTAGGGTTAACTATAAGTAGTAGATGTAAGTTAGTTGTACCTAAAAAAGAGGAACCGAATAAAAAGACAGAAGAGGAGAAACTTTTCGGTAGTTCCCTATGA
- a CDS encoding head maturation protease, ClpP-related, giving the protein MANKKFWEVKNSTENENIGETYIYGDIVSYKWDDTDTTAKSFKEDLDSLGDIDTLNIYINSPGGSVFQGTAIYNIIKRHKAKINIHIDGVAASIASVIAMAGDTIFMPKNSMMMIHNPWTFAWGNANELRKQADDLDKIRESLIEAYLSKAGNKLSKETLIEIMDNETWLTAQECYDYGLCDELVEEKEIAASINTELFAKYKNTPKDLLNKKMKQPIKNTEKIEKDEEIEALIARVNNTLKFEEERIYE; this is encoded by the coding sequence ATGGCGAATAAGAAGTTTTGGGAGGTTAAAAACTCAACAGAAAATGAAAACATAGGAGAAACTTATATCTATGGTGATATAGTGTCTTATAAATGGGATGATACTGATACAACTGCAAAAAGTTTTAAAGAAGACTTAGATAGCTTAGGAGATATTGACACTTTAAATATATATATTAATTCTCCAGGTGGATCAGTGTTTCAAGGGACAGCTATCTACAACATAATTAAAAGACATAAAGCAAAAATAAATATTCACATTGATGGAGTTGCAGCAAGTATCGCAAGCGTTATAGCAATGGCAGGCGATACTATTTTTATGCCTAAAAATAGCATGATGATGATCCATAATCCATGGACATTTGCATGGGGAAATGCTAATGAACTAAGAAAACAAGCAGATGATTTAGATAAAATAAGAGAAAGCTTAATTGAAGCTTATTTAAGTAAAGCAGGAAACAAACTTAGTAAAGAAACACTAATAGAAATTATGGATAATGAGACATGGCTTACAGCTCAAGAATGTTATGATTATGGACTATGTGATGAGTTAGTAGAGGAAAAAGAAATAGCAGCAAGCATTAATACAGAGTTATTTGCTAAATATAAAAATACTCCTAAGGATTTATTAAATAAAAAAATGAAACAACCTATAAAAAATACTGAAAAAATAGAAAAAGATGAAGAAATAGAGGCTCTTATAGCAAGAGTAAATAATACTTTAAAATTTGAGGAGGAAAGAATATATGAATAG
- a CDS encoding terminase large subunit has translation MSDIARYYTIVYRYACDIVDGKIKACKKHKQACKRFLDDLNKSNDKEYPYYFDYEELYKFYKWAGLFKHRAGVLKGKKIDLVPFQLFIVGNLFCWKHKDTGLRRFRKAYIQIARKNAKSQLLAVIASYECFLSKEQAEVYLAGWDKEQSSIVYREIKYQIESAELLKGKYTDSYGRITHLKSGSFIKPLSREAKNTGDGTNPSLGIVDEYHAHKTSEIYDVILSGMVAREQPLMVIITTAGFDLSRPCFKEYQYVSKILDPNNSVENEEYFVMVCELEPEDDIKDESNWIKANPIVATYENGLNYLRGELKAALDAPEKMRNFLTKNMNKWVDMKENGYMNMTKWSEAEEIFTLEKFIGMDCVMGMDLSTKLDLTSIAFEFCIDGIYYTYQHSFMPQETYEKRMREGKYRFDLWVEEGHLTIIEGAVIDYNAVRNYIKDVELEYKINILEICYDPAHATHFIQELEFEGYICVEVRQGALTLNEPTQDYRARIYDGTMKHPKDGLYTWAASNAVCSNPNRKQEYVMLDKARSSEKIDPMAATIDAHVRGMLILDDGAGDIFYSPDI, from the coding sequence ATGAGTGATATAGCTAGATATTATACTATAGTTTACAGATATGCATGTGATATTGTAGATGGGAAAATTAAAGCTTGTAAAAAACACAAGCAAGCTTGTAAGAGGTTCCTTGATGATTTAAATAAATCTAATGATAAAGAATATCCCTATTATTTTGATTATGAAGAACTGTATAAATTTTATAAATGGGCTGGATTATTTAAACATAGAGCTGGTGTGTTAAAAGGTAAAAAAATTGACCTTGTACCATTCCAGCTCTTTATTGTTGGAAATTTATTTTGTTGGAAACATAAAGATACTGGTTTAAGGCGATTTAGAAAAGCTTATATTCAAATAGCTAGGAAAAATGCCAAGTCACAGCTATTAGCAGTAATAGCTAGTTATGAATGTTTCTTAAGCAAGGAACAAGCAGAAGTTTATCTTGCTGGATGGGATAAAGAGCAATCAAGTATAGTTTATAGAGAAATAAAATATCAAATAGAGAGTGCTGAATTATTAAAAGGTAAATATACCGATAGTTATGGAAGAATAACTCATTTAAAGAGTGGCTCATTTATAAAACCTCTTTCAAGAGAAGCTAAAAATACAGGTGATGGTACAAATCCAAGTTTAGGTATTGTTGATGAATACCACGCTCATAAGACTTCTGAAATATATGATGTTATCCTTTCTGGTATGGTTGCTAGAGAACAACCTTTAATGGTTATTATAACAACAGCTGGCTTTGATTTGAGTAGACCATGCTTTAAAGAGTATCAGTATGTTAGCAAAATACTTGACCCTAACAACTCTGTAGAAAACGAAGAATACTTTGTAATGGTATGTGAGCTTGAACCAGAGGACGACATAAAAGATGAAAGTAACTGGATAAAAGCAAACCCTATAGTTGCCACTTATGAAAATGGATTGAATTATTTAAGAGGAGAACTCAAAGCTGCACTTGATGCTCCAGAGAAAATGAGAAACTTTTTAACTAAGAATATGAATAAGTGGGTAGACATGAAAGAAAATGGCTACATGAATATGACCAAATGGAGTGAAGCAGAAGAAATATTTACACTTGAAAAATTTATAGGAATGGATTGTGTAATGGGAATGGACTTATCCACAAAGTTAGATTTAACTTCAATCGCCTTTGAGTTTTGTATTGATGGGATTTATTATACTTATCAACATTCTTTTATGCCACAAGAAACATATGAAAAAAGAATGAGAGAAGGCAAGTATAGATTCGACTTATGGGTAGAAGAAGGTCATTTAACAATAATTGAAGGTGCAGTAATTGATTATAACGCAGTAAGAAATTATATTAAGGATGTAGAATTAGAATATAAAATAAATATATTAGAGATATGTTATGATCCAGCTCATGCAACGCACTTCATTCAAGAACTAGAATTTGAGGGCTATATATGTGTTGAAGTCAGACAGGGGGCATTAACCCTAAATGAGCCTACTCAAGATTACAGAGCTAGAATATATGATGGTACAATGAAACACCCTAAAGATGGATTATATACATGGGCAGCGAGTAATGCAGTTTGTTCTAATCCTAATAGAAAACAGGAATATGTAATGTTGGATAAAGCTAGGTCAAGCGAAAAAATAGACCCAATGGCTGCGACGATAGATGCACATGTAAGAGGAATGCTTATATTAGATGATGGAGCAGGAGACATATTTTATAGTCCAGATATATAG
- a CDS encoding Rha family transcriptional regulator: MEKVVLKVENGQPVVSSRKVANDFEKRHSHVVEAIDNKIESLTTENSEVKISKLFIPTTFNHNGNDYKEYLLTRDGFTFIVMGFTGAKADSWKFKYIEAFNKMEQYIKEKQKPKCIEDVLIQSLQEMKDVKYQLETVKKEGKETKEEVQAIRDVITINPKEEWRKETNKLIGKICYKLQDYKTPKDEIYRALEERAKCKLSIRLKNLQARAALNGMAQSQIDKLNNLDVIANDVRLKEIYISIVSQIAIKQGIKL, from the coding sequence ATGGAAAAGGTAGTTTTAAAGGTAGAAAATGGACAACCAGTAGTAAGTAGCAGAAAAGTTGCAAATGATTTTGAAAAAAGACATTCTCATGTAGTTGAAGCTATTGATAATAAAATAGAAAGTTTAACTACCGAAAATTCGGAGGTTAAGATTTCAAAGTTATTCATACCGACAACTTTTAATCATAATGGCAATGACTACAAGGAATATTTATTAACTAGAGATGGATTTACGTTTATAGTTATGGGGTTCACAGGAGCCAAAGCTGATAGTTGGAAATTTAAATATATTGAAGCATTTAATAAGATGGAGCAATACATTAAAGAAAAGCAAAAACCTAAATGCATAGAAGATGTGCTTATACAAAGTTTACAAGAAATGAAAGATGTCAAATATCAGTTAGAAACAGTTAAGAAGGAAGGTAAAGAAACCAAAGAAGAGGTACAAGCTATTAGGGATGTAATAACAATAAATCCAAAAGAAGAATGGAGAAAAGAAACCAATAAGCTGATAGGAAAGATTTGTTATAAGTTACAAGATTACAAAACACCTAAGGACGAAATCTATAGAGCATTAGAAGAAAGGGCTAAATGTAAATTAAGTATAAGACTTAAAAACTTACAAGCTAGAGCAGCACTTAATGGAATGGCACAAAGTCAAATTGATAAATTAAATAATCTTGATGTTATAGCCAATGATGTAAGGCTTAAAGAAATTTATATAAGCATAGTAAGTCAAATAGCAATAAAGCAAGGAATAAAATTATGA
- a CDS encoding ATP-binding protein encodes MVKSLETKESEFKLETCPKCGKPINKKIRILNKTMIVPVICECRKKDIEEKGKIQANKEKQIRLQQIMNNSLMDEKFKNSKFQNWDFNKGTKKMYGIGNKYVKRFKDMKKESIGLLIYGEPGNGKTHTVTCIANELIIKMVPVVCVSINALLERIKDTYNRFGNEGEDTVLKSLVNADLLIIDDLGTEQNTDWSRTRIYNILDSRYRNGLPLIITTNLSLNELQDRYEKRTYDRLLEMCTPVFNDGKSIRVEKAKEKTQILKELLG; translated from the coding sequence ATGGTCAAAAGCTTAGAGACGAAGGAATCGGAATTTAAGTTAGAAACTTGTCCTAAATGCGGTAAACCTATAAACAAGAAAATTAGGATTTTAAATAAAACAATGATTGTTCCAGTAATTTGCGAGTGTAGAAAAAAAGATATTGAGGAAAAGGGAAAAATACAAGCTAACAAGGAAAAACAGATAAGACTTCAGCAAATTATGAATAATAGCCTTATGGATGAAAAATTTAAAAACAGTAAATTTCAAAATTGGGATTTTAATAAAGGAACTAAAAAGATGTATGGCATAGGAAATAAATATGTAAAAAGGTTTAAAGACATGAAAAAGGAATCTATAGGACTTTTAATATATGGAGAACCAGGGAATGGAAAAACTCATACAGTAACATGTATAGCTAATGAATTAATAATTAAAATGGTGCCAGTAGTATGTGTAAGTATTAATGCTTTATTAGAGCGTATAAAAGATACTTATAATAGATTTGGCAACGAGGGTGAAGATACAGTATTAAAGAGTTTAGTAAATGCAGATTTATTGATAATAGATGATTTAGGAACAGAGCAAAACACAGATTGGAGCAGAACTAGAATTTACAACATTTTAGATAGCAGATATAGGAATGGGTTACCACTTATAATTACAACTAACTTATCTTTAAATGAACTACAAGATAGGTATGAGAAAAGAACTTATGATAGGCTCTTAGAAATGTGTACTCCAGTATTTAATGATGGAAAGAGTATAAGAGTAGAAAAAGCAAAAGAGAAAACACAAATATTAAAAGAATTATTAGGTTAA
- a CDS encoding siphovirus Gp157 family protein — protein sequence MAKLYELTQNYKNLLDLADNPEVPVEMLKESLDNIAEEINTKLENVAKVIKSIEVDAKGLKEEEKRLADRRKSLENRIVNLKEYAENSMRATDIKKIKGKIFTLGIQKNAPSVEITEEESIPEEYFAIEKKLVKKDILAALKEGKEIPGAAIKQTESLRIR from the coding sequence ATGGCAAAATTATATGAACTAACACAAAATTATAAGAATCTTTTGGATTTAGCAGACAATCCAGAAGTACCAGTAGAAATGCTAAAGGAAAGCTTAGATAACATAGCAGAGGAAATAAACACCAAACTAGAAAATGTGGCAAAAGTAATTAAATCTATAGAGGTGGATGCTAAAGGTTTAAAAGAAGAAGAGAAGAGGTTAGCAGATAGAAGAAAGTCTTTAGAAAATAGGATAGTTAATTTAAAGGAGTATGCAGAAAACTCCATGAGAGCCACAGACATTAAGAAAATAAAAGGTAAGATATTTACATTAGGCATACAGAAAAATGCACCTAGTGTTGAGATAACAGAGGAAGAAAGTATCCCAGAAGAGTACTTTGCAATCGAAAAGAAGTTAGTTAAAAAAGATATATTAGCAGCACTTAAAGAGGGAAAAGAAATTCCAGGAGCAGCTATAAAACAAACTGAAAGTTTAAGAATTAGATAG